The proteins below come from a single Pseudarthrobacter sp. SSS035 genomic window:
- a CDS encoding acyl-CoA dehydrogenase family protein: MSDADVTAEVLAAPDPSDILALDALLSADERALRQRIRDFTDQRIKPNIARWYDDAVFPLELAPELGELGVLGMHLEGYGCPGRSAVEYGLAAMELEAGDSGIRTFVSVQGSLAMTAIHKWGSEDQKQEWLPRMAAGEVIGCFALTEPTAGSDPSSMTTFARRDGTGDSAGWVLDGAKRWIGLASVAGVMVVWAQTDDGVRGFLVPAGTPGVTATPITQKLSMRASIQCDVVFDGVRLGPEAMLPAALGLRGPFTCLNEARYGIIWGAMGAARDSYEAALAYSQDRLQFGKPLAGYQLTQEKLVNMLLEIQKGTMLAFYLGRLKDEKKLRPEQISLGKLNNVREAIKIAREARSILGGNGITLDYSPLRHAANLESVRTYEGTDEVHMLVLGQHITGLGAFR; encoded by the coding sequence ATGAGCGACGCTGATGTCACTGCCGAAGTACTTGCCGCACCGGACCCATCGGACATCCTGGCCCTTGATGCGCTGCTGAGCGCTGACGAACGTGCGCTCCGTCAGCGGATCCGCGACTTCACCGACCAGCGGATCAAGCCGAACATCGCCCGCTGGTATGACGACGCCGTTTTTCCGCTGGAGCTCGCTCCCGAACTCGGCGAGCTGGGCGTCCTGGGGATGCACCTGGAAGGCTATGGCTGCCCCGGCCGGTCCGCCGTCGAATACGGCCTGGCCGCGATGGAACTCGAGGCCGGCGATTCCGGGATCCGGACTTTCGTGTCGGTGCAGGGGTCCCTGGCCATGACGGCCATCCACAAATGGGGTTCGGAGGACCAGAAGCAGGAGTGGCTCCCCCGGATGGCCGCCGGCGAGGTGATCGGCTGCTTCGCCCTGACCGAGCCCACGGCAGGCTCCGACCCGTCCTCCATGACCACTTTCGCCCGCCGGGACGGCACCGGGGACAGCGCCGGCTGGGTCCTCGACGGTGCCAAGCGCTGGATCGGACTGGCCTCCGTGGCCGGGGTGATGGTGGTGTGGGCCCAAACCGACGACGGCGTCCGGGGCTTCCTGGTGCCGGCCGGTACGCCGGGCGTGACCGCCACGCCCATCACCCAGAAACTGTCCATGCGCGCTTCCATCCAGTGCGATGTGGTGTTCGACGGCGTCCGGCTGGGACCGGAGGCCATGCTGCCGGCTGCGCTGGGCCTGCGCGGGCCGTTTACGTGCCTGAACGAGGCCCGCTACGGGATCATCTGGGGTGCTATGGGCGCCGCACGTGATTCCTACGAGGCCGCCCTGGCCTATTCCCAGGACCGGCTGCAGTTCGGCAAGCCGCTGGCCGGGTACCAGCTGACGCAGGAGAAGCTGGTGAACATGCTGCTGGAGATCCAGAAGGGCACCATGCTGGCCTTCTATCTGGGGCGCCTCAAAGACGAAAAGAAGCTGCGGCCCGAGCAGATCTCGCTGGGCAAGCTGAACAACGTGCGCGAGGCCATCAAGATCGCCCGCGAAGCCCGTTCCATCCTCGGCGGCAACGGCATCACGCTTGATTATTCGCCGCTCCGGCATGCTGCCAACCTGGAATCAGTCCGCACCTACGAGGGCACCGACGAGGTCCACATGCTCGTCCTGGGTCAGCACATCACCGGCCTTGGCGCGTTCCGGTAA
- a CDS encoding TetR/AcrR family transcriptional regulator, giving the protein MTTNESGRPSRRGPYAKSTERRNAILAAAHAVFAAHGYRGGSLQDVADHVGMSQTSLLHYFPSKSDLLLAVLNWRDSITGDGTTPPDPGETLVDAVIRQARFNEEIPGVIELYTVLCAESVTDGHPGREFFTERFERLRRSYARRFTQLANEGRLRDGVEPETAAASLIALWDGIQTQWLLSPESVDMAGCLRGYLELVISPNSTTHHPN; this is encoded by the coding sequence ATGACCACAAACGAGTCGGGCAGGCCCTCCCGGCGGGGACCGTACGCGAAGTCGACGGAACGCCGGAACGCGATCCTTGCTGCCGCCCACGCCGTCTTTGCGGCCCACGGGTACCGCGGAGGCTCCCTGCAGGACGTTGCCGACCACGTCGGAATGAGCCAGACGAGCCTCCTGCATTACTTCCCGTCCAAAAGCGATCTGCTGCTGGCCGTGCTCAACTGGCGCGACTCGATCACCGGAGATGGCACAACGCCTCCCGATCCAGGGGAAACGCTCGTTGACGCCGTGATCCGCCAGGCACGCTTCAATGAGGAGATCCCGGGCGTCATTGAGTTGTACACCGTCCTGTGTGCGGAATCCGTCACGGACGGCCACCCGGGTCGCGAATTCTTCACCGAACGATTTGAACGGCTGCGGCGGAGCTACGCGCGTCGGTTCACCCAACTGGCCAACGAGGGGCGGCTCCGCGACGGCGTCGAACCGGAAACCGCGGCGGCATCATTGATTGCGCTGTGGGACGGCATCCAGACGCAGTGGCTGCTATCGCCCGAGAGCGTGGACATGGCCGGGTGCCTGCGTGGCTACCTTGAGCTGGTCATCTCCCCGAATAGCACCACGCATCATCCCAACTAG
- a CDS encoding APC family permease, whose product MSAETTTAGGASGGPSGGAVPDKGLRAGILDLGDSVMLGLASTAPVYSLAATLGLIVAVNGNYTPLILILGFIPVLFIAYAFRELNSAMPDCGTTFTWSRRAFGPWAGWLGGWGVALAGIVVLANLAQVAGQYLWLLIGDGSLAENKVVVTATGVLFIVFMTLVNYRGIRLGEHVQRVLTYVQYVSLGIFALAIIVRIAGGAPEGQAFDFEWFNPAGAFADPFAVVHGSLLALFIYWGWDTCLAVNEETENPTTTPGRGAVISAFVLVVIYVSVALLVMMYATVGTEGIGLGNEANQSDVFLAMKDVVLGPWGWLIVVAVLASVLSSTQTTILPTARGTLSMGVHGALPPKFGEVHTRNQTPGFSTQVMGAAAVVYYVAMSFLSENVLSDSISAISLFIAFYYALTGFACFWYFRGTFRESARNLWFRGILPLLGALLLTAAFFISAVQMWDPAYGDTQIFGVGGAFVSGVVLLALGVVLAVVCRFLPSTREYFTGKPPAAAATPTSA is encoded by the coding sequence ATGAGTGCGGAGACGACGACGGCGGGCGGCGCTTCCGGCGGACCGTCCGGCGGTGCCGTCCCCGACAAGGGGCTCCGGGCGGGGATCCTGGACCTCGGCGACTCGGTCATGCTGGGCCTGGCATCCACGGCGCCCGTGTATTCGCTGGCCGCCACGCTGGGCCTGATCGTGGCCGTCAACGGAAACTACACTCCCCTGATCCTGATCCTCGGGTTCATCCCCGTCCTGTTCATCGCGTACGCCTTCCGGGAGCTGAACAGCGCCATGCCGGACTGCGGCACCACGTTCACCTGGTCCCGCCGGGCGTTCGGCCCGTGGGCCGGCTGGCTGGGCGGCTGGGGGGTTGCCCTGGCCGGCATCGTGGTCCTGGCCAACCTGGCACAGGTGGCCGGCCAGTACCTGTGGCTGCTGATCGGCGACGGCTCACTGGCGGAAAACAAGGTGGTGGTCACCGCCACGGGTGTGCTGTTCATTGTCTTTATGACCCTGGTGAACTACCGGGGCATCCGGCTGGGCGAGCATGTCCAGCGGGTTCTGACCTACGTGCAGTATGTCTCGCTGGGCATCTTCGCGCTGGCCATCATTGTGCGGATCGCGGGCGGGGCTCCGGAAGGCCAGGCGTTCGATTTTGAGTGGTTCAACCCGGCCGGCGCCTTCGCGGACCCGTTCGCCGTGGTGCACGGTTCGCTGCTTGCCCTGTTCATCTATTGGGGCTGGGATACCTGCCTGGCTGTGAACGAGGAGACCGAAAACCCGACCACCACGCCGGGGCGCGGCGCCGTCATTTCGGCCTTTGTCCTGGTGGTCATCTACGTCTCGGTGGCCCTCCTGGTCATGATGTACGCCACGGTTGGCACCGAGGGCATTGGCCTGGGCAACGAAGCGAACCAGTCCGACGTCTTCCTGGCCATGAAGGACGTGGTCCTGGGCCCGTGGGGCTGGCTGATTGTAGTGGCCGTACTGGCCTCGGTCCTGTCGTCCACGCAGACCACCATCCTGCCCACGGCTCGCGGCACACTGTCGATGGGCGTGCACGGCGCGCTGCCGCCGAAGTTCGGCGAAGTCCATACCCGGAACCAGACCCCTGGATTCTCCACCCAGGTCATGGGCGCAGCGGCCGTCGTGTACTACGTGGCCATGAGCTTCCTCAGCGAAAACGTGCTCTCCGATTCCATCAGCGCCATCAGCCTGTTCATCGCCTTCTACTACGCACTGACGGGCTTTGCGTGCTTCTGGTATTTCCGGGGCACTTTCCGGGAATCGGCCCGCAACCTCTGGTTCCGGGGCATCCTTCCGCTGCTCGGTGCACTGCTCCTCACTGCGGCGTTCTTCATTTCAGCCGTCCAGATGTGGGATCCGGCCTACGGGGACACGCAGATCTTCGGCGTCGGCGGGGCGTTTGTCAGCGGCGTGGTGCTCCTGGCCCTGGGTGTCGTCCTGGCCGTTGTCTGCCGGTTCCTGCCGTCAACGCGGGAATACTTCACCGGGAAGCCGCCGGCGGCGGCTGCCACACCGACGTCGGCCTAA
- a CDS encoding glycoside hydrolase family 2 TIM barrel-domain containing protein — translation MSQSTASGRTADASYIIDRGPGSGRRTAARSWLHSNAPTRSLNGNWRFRLLPGAPGTPGGRGALPAGEAVEGIAEEAFDDSSWDEIAVPAHWVLEGDGRYGRPIYTNVRFPFPTDAPNVPDENPTGDYRRTFDLPEAWTEAERILLRFDGVESRYKVWVNGVPIGVGVGSRLAQEFDVTDAVRPGTNVVAVRVHQWSASSYLEDQDQWWLPGIFRDVTLQARPAGGIDDVWLRTSFSGSGDSGTRDSGAGTIDPEITANGDAFPVTLSVPELGVDVTWNSAADVAPVAIDAVEPWSAEIPRLYDATVSSAAETLSLRLGFRTVEIVGDRFLVNGRRVVFHGMNRHETHPDRGRVFDEELARADLALMKQFNVNAIRTSHYPPHPRLLDLADEMGFWVVLECDLETHGFHAQQWAGNPSDDPAWHDAFVDRIERTVERDKNHPSIIMWSLGNEAGTGANLAAMAAWAHARDTGRPVHYEGDYSGAYTDIYSRMYSSVPETEAIGRDDSGSLLLGCSAAESARQRTKPFILCEYVHAMGNGPGAIDQYEDLVDRYPRLHGGFVWEWRDHGIRTRTDDGIEFFAYGGDFNEVIHDGNFVMDGMVLSDSTPSPGLFEYKQIVAPIRLRFGTKVPNGTASDGGARPFITVANLRHSADASDVVLQWRTEVDGIRSDSGELAVAGTSGKALAAGESAQLELPAFAFSGKGEHWLTVEAVLRKDTDWAPAGHVISAAQLDLSEHAAPVQSPRPLASAGRTGSLGAESAGAESSATRKVTLGPAVFEEGRLVSLGGLSVAGPRLELWRAPTDNDGGAGHGSYDLADPWLNNGNGVPAPPSAEVWRKAGLDRLTARVEKISANESAVAVRTRYAPADSADSVTVEEQWQLADGELWLRLDIVPSAGWDMIWPRIGVRFDLPGSVDGASWFGAGPRESYPDSMHAALIGRYSAAIDDLTVPYAKPQESGHRSAVRSLELNNAGAPWLKIETVADARGRRPGFTLARHTAQEVSAAAHPHELPPSEHSYLYLDAAQHGLGSRACGPDVWPDFALRPEARTLTLRLGTAG, via the coding sequence ATGTCCCAGTCCACAGCATCCGGGCGCACCGCCGATGCCTCCTACATCATCGACCGCGGACCGGGTTCGGGCCGGCGGACAGCCGCCCGTTCCTGGCTCCACAGCAATGCTCCCACCCGCTCGCTCAACGGCAACTGGCGCTTCCGGCTCCTGCCCGGCGCACCGGGAACCCCCGGGGGCCGCGGCGCGCTTCCCGCCGGCGAGGCTGTCGAGGGCATCGCCGAGGAGGCCTTCGATGACTCGTCGTGGGACGAGATCGCCGTCCCGGCGCATTGGGTACTGGAAGGCGACGGTCGCTATGGGCGGCCCATCTACACGAATGTCCGCTTTCCCTTCCCCACCGATGCGCCCAACGTTCCCGACGAGAATCCCACCGGCGACTACCGGCGCACGTTCGACCTGCCGGAGGCATGGACCGAAGCCGAACGGATCCTACTGAGGTTCGACGGCGTCGAGTCGCGGTACAAGGTATGGGTCAACGGGGTGCCGATCGGCGTCGGCGTCGGGAGCCGGCTGGCCCAGGAGTTCGACGTAACCGATGCGGTGCGCCCGGGGACGAATGTGGTGGCGGTCCGTGTGCACCAGTGGTCGGCGTCGAGCTACCTCGAAGACCAGGACCAGTGGTGGCTGCCTGGCATCTTCCGCGACGTGACGCTCCAGGCACGGCCGGCGGGCGGCATCGATGACGTCTGGCTGCGCACCTCGTTCAGCGGCTCCGGTGATTCCGGGACTCGTGATTCGGGCGCCGGCACCATTGACCCTGAAATCACGGCAAACGGTGACGCCTTTCCGGTGACGCTGTCCGTGCCGGAGCTGGGCGTGGACGTCACGTGGAACTCCGCTGCGGACGTCGCCCCGGTGGCGATCGACGCCGTCGAACCCTGGTCTGCCGAGATCCCGCGGCTGTATGACGCAACGGTGAGCAGCGCTGCCGAAACGCTCTCCCTCCGGCTGGGGTTCCGTACCGTGGAAATCGTGGGGGACCGCTTTTTGGTGAACGGCCGGCGGGTGGTGTTCCACGGCATGAACCGCCATGAGACGCATCCCGACCGGGGCCGCGTCTTCGACGAGGAGCTTGCCCGCGCCGATCTGGCCCTTATGAAGCAGTTCAACGTCAATGCGATCCGCACCAGCCACTATCCGCCCCATCCCCGGTTGCTGGACCTGGCCGATGAGATGGGGTTCTGGGTGGTGCTTGAGTGCGACCTCGAAACGCACGGATTCCATGCCCAGCAATGGGCCGGCAATCCCAGCGACGATCCCGCCTGGCATGACGCCTTCGTGGACCGCATCGAGCGAACCGTCGAGCGCGACAAGAACCACCCCTCCATCATCATGTGGTCGCTCGGCAACGAGGCCGGCACGGGCGCCAACCTCGCCGCAATGGCCGCGTGGGCCCATGCCCGCGACACCGGACGCCCGGTCCACTATGAGGGCGATTACAGCGGCGCGTACACGGACATCTATTCGCGGATGTACTCCTCCGTCCCCGAGACCGAGGCGATCGGGCGCGACGATTCCGGCTCGCTGCTGCTGGGCTGTTCCGCCGCAGAGTCCGCACGCCAGCGGACCAAGCCCTTCATCCTGTGCGAGTACGTTCATGCGATGGGCAACGGCCCCGGCGCCATCGACCAGTATGAGGACCTCGTTGACCGCTACCCACGGCTGCACGGTGGGTTCGTTTGGGAATGGCGGGATCACGGCATCCGCACACGCACGGACGACGGAATCGAATTCTTCGCCTATGGCGGCGATTTCAACGAGGTCATCCACGACGGCAACTTCGTGATGGACGGAATGGTCCTCTCCGATTCGACACCGAGCCCGGGACTGTTCGAATACAAGCAGATCGTGGCGCCGATCCGATTGCGCTTCGGCACCAAGGTGCCCAATGGAACAGCGTCCGACGGCGGTGCGCGGCCGTTCATCACAGTCGCCAATCTGCGGCACTCGGCGGACGCCTCCGACGTTGTGCTCCAGTGGCGGACCGAAGTGGACGGCATCCGCAGTGACTCGGGCGAGCTGGCAGTGGCCGGCACGTCCGGCAAGGCCCTCGCGGCCGGAGAGTCGGCGCAGCTGGAGCTACCGGCGTTTGCTTTCTCAGGTAAAGGAGAGCACTGGCTCACCGTTGAAGCCGTGCTCCGCAAAGACACCGACTGGGCTCCGGCCGGGCACGTGATTTCAGCCGCCCAGCTGGATCTCTCGGAGCATGCGGCACCGGTTCAGTCGCCGCGCCCGCTGGCTTCCGCAGGCCGGACCGGCTCCCTGGGGGCCGAGTCTGCGGGTGCCGAATCCTCGGCAACCAGAAAGGTAACCCTCGGACCGGCTGTCTTCGAGGAGGGCCGGCTCGTGTCGCTGGGCGGCTTATCGGTGGCCGGTCCCCGCTTGGAGCTCTGGCGCGCACCGACGGATAACGACGGCGGAGCGGGCCACGGCAGTTACGATCTCGCCGACCCGTGGCTGAACAACGGAAACGGCGTGCCGGCCCCGCCGTCGGCCGAGGTGTGGCGTAAAGCCGGTCTGGACCGTCTGACCGCCCGGGTGGAAAAGATCTCGGCGAACGAATCAGCCGTGGCGGTCCGGACACGGTACGCGCCGGCCGACAGCGCAGACTCCGTGACGGTCGAAGAACAATGGCAGCTCGCCGATGGGGAGCTGTGGCTGCGCCTGGACATCGTCCCCAGTGCCGGTTGGGACATGATCTGGCCGCGCATCGGGGTCAGGTTCGATCTGCCCGGCTCCGTGGACGGCGCCTCCTGGTTTGGTGCCGGGCCCCGGGAATCGTATCCGGACAGCATGCACGCGGCACTGATCGGGCGGTACTCGGCAGCCATCGACGACCTCACGGTGCCGTACGCGAAGCCCCAGGAGAGCGGGCACCGCAGTGCCGTGCGTTCTCTCGAGCTGAACAACGCGGGCGCGCCCTGGCTGAAGATCGAGACGGTGGCGGATGCCCGCGGCCGCCGGCCCGGCTTCACCTTGGCCCGTCACACCGCACAGGAGGTCAGCGCAGCGGCCCATCCCCACGAGTTGCCCCCGAGCGAGCACAGCTACCTCTACCTGGACGCCGCCCAGCATGGGTTGGGTTCACGGGCCTGCGGGCCGGACGTCTGGCCGGACTTCGCTCTTCGTCCGGAGGCCCGCACGCTGACGCTGCGCCTCGGGACGGCCGGGTAG